A single genomic interval of Rhodopseudomonas palustris harbors:
- the murG gene encoding undecaprenyldiphospho-muramoylpentapeptide beta-N-acetylglucosaminyltransferase, which produces MTDAPLILLAAGGTGGHLFPAEALGVVLIRRGYRVRLVTDHRATRYSGLFTAEMTDVVPSETVRGRTPWALAKTALKLGSGALLAFNLIGRLMPAAVVGFGGYPTLPPLLAATWRRVPTLIHEQNAVMGRANRFLAPRVDAIATGFPGHEIAWPVLASKITNTGNPIRPAVADAATVAYDPPAAGGSLRVLVFGGSQGARVMADIVPPALEKLDPALLRRLVLTQQVRDEDMGRVRAVYDRLQLNCELAPFFTDLPQRLASSQLVVSRSGAGTVAELAAIGRPGILVPLPGALDQDQFANAGVLTAAGGALRIVQPDFTPDRLAAEITALAADPAKLTQMAAAARQIGRLDAAERLADVVGRVAKV; this is translated from the coding sequence ATGACCGACGCTCCCCTGATCCTGCTCGCCGCCGGCGGCACCGGCGGCCACCTGTTTCCGGCCGAAGCGCTCGGCGTGGTGCTGATTAGGCGCGGCTATCGCGTCCGCCTGGTCACCGATCACCGCGCCACCCGCTACAGCGGGCTGTTCACCGCCGAGATGACCGACGTGGTGCCGAGCGAGACGGTGCGCGGCCGGACGCCGTGGGCGCTGGCGAAGACCGCGCTGAAACTCGGCTCCGGCGCGCTGCTTGCCTTCAATCTGATCGGGCGGTTGATGCCGGCCGCGGTGGTCGGGTTCGGCGGCTATCCGACGCTGCCGCCGCTGCTGGCTGCGACCTGGCGCAGGGTGCCGACGCTGATCCACGAGCAGAACGCAGTGATGGGGCGCGCCAACCGTTTCCTGGCGCCGCGGGTCGACGCTATCGCCACCGGCTTTCCCGGCCACGAGATCGCCTGGCCGGTGCTCGCCTCAAAGATCACCAATACCGGTAATCCGATCCGTCCGGCCGTCGCCGACGCTGCGACTGTCGCCTACGACCCGCCGGCCGCCGGCGGTTCGCTGCGGGTGCTGGTGTTCGGCGGCAGCCAGGGTGCTCGGGTGATGGCCGACATCGTGCCGCCGGCGTTGGAAAAGCTCGATCCGGCGCTGCTGCGCCGTCTGGTGCTGACCCAGCAGGTCCGCGACGAGGACATGGGCCGGGTCCGTGCGGTTTATGACCGACTGCAGCTGAATTGCGAGCTGGCGCCGTTTTTCACCGATCTGCCGCAGCGGCTGGCGTCGAGCCAGCTCGTGGTGTCGCGCTCCGGCGCCGGCACCGTCGCCGAACTTGCGGCGATCGGCCGGCCCGGCATCCTGGTGCCGCTGCCGGGTGCGCTCGACCAGGACCAGTTCGCCAATGCGGGCGTTCTGACCGCGGCCGGCGGCGCGCTACGCATCGTTCAACCGGATTTTACCCCGGACCGGCTCGCGGCCGAGATCACCGCGCTGGCCGCCGATCCGGCCAAATTGACCCAAATGGCCGCCGCAGCGCGCCAAATTGGCCGTCTGGACGCCGCCGAACGCCTCGCCGACGTCGTCGGACGG